Part of the Maridesulfovibrio sp. genome, AAAGCTGCCCCACCGGAACCATGAACTTTGGAGACCGTGCGGATATGCTTAAGATGGCCAAGGAAAGGCTTGCGGAGGTCAAAAAGACTAATCCCAACGCCTACCTCGCCGATCCTGATGATGTTCGCGTAATCTATCTCTGTGAGACCAAGCCGGAAAGCTACCATGAAAATGTTGTGGCTTCTGCATATCAGCGCAAGACACTCATGGCCGGGGTAAGTCCTTCTAAAACATCAAGACGCGGATTCCTCTCCGCTCTTAAAAATAAAGCCTAGCAGGCAGGAGAAATAAGATGAAAAAATTATTGATCGCATGCCTGTGTTTGATGGGCATTGTGTTCGTAGCCATCGGCGCGGGCGCACAGGAAGACTGGACCGCCCCCGAAGATGATCTGGTCATCAACTTCATCAAGGGTAAGAGTCCTAAAGATCACGGCGTGGTTTTCAACCATTCAAGCCATGCAAACCACGAATGTGTTGACTGCCACCATAAAATGAAAAAAACAGGCGAG contains:
- a CDS encoding cytochrome c3 family protein, with the protein product MKKLLIACLCLMGIVFVAIGAGAQEDWTAPEDDLVINFIKGKSPKDHGVVFNHSSHANHECVDCHHKMKKTGEPTSCADCHTNFEPIPAKGYKSYFKAMHYKRKDLKRASCLGCHVKEFGNDKEMSGCINSACHPEGIR